One region of Haloprofundus salilacus genomic DNA includes:
- a CDS encoding DUF7546 family protein: protein MRYPTSALVGPNRRLSVEQRWVLVLVLFEALALVGYFALTDATVTSLRYVLYPFVWINVGVVAVLRTNLPTASRRARLVSGTLSVLYFFALTALAGLVGLEIGAHTHTHVHGLQFTMASPGWGPRVGYAGSLVTVNFVPYRVIGYLALSYLVYATLLDAATAVLSGILGVATCVGCSLPIVGSLAAGAVGGTGVVALATLSVDFSTLAFVGAVGLLSVRPRFRRLAEFRS, encoded by the coding sequence ATGAGATACCCGACATCCGCGCTTGTCGGTCCTAATCGTCGCCTCTCGGTCGAACAACGCTGGGTGCTCGTGCTCGTACTGTTCGAGGCGCTTGCGCTTGTCGGCTACTTCGCGCTCACGGACGCGACAGTGACGAGTCTCCGCTACGTGCTCTACCCGTTCGTTTGGATAAACGTCGGCGTTGTCGCCGTGCTCCGGACGAATCTCCCGACTGCGAGTCGACGGGCACGGCTCGTCTCGGGGACGCTCTCGGTGTTGTACTTCTTCGCGTTGACGGCACTCGCGGGGTTAGTGGGTCTCGAAATCGGCGCACACACCCACACGCACGTCCACGGGCTCCAATTCACGATGGCCTCACCCGGATGGGGTCCGCGCGTCGGCTACGCGGGGTCGCTCGTGACCGTCAACTTCGTTCCCTACCGCGTCATCGGCTACCTCGCACTATCGTATCTCGTCTACGCGACGCTCCTCGACGCCGCTACTGCGGTGCTCTCAGGCATCCTCGGCGTTGCGACCTGCGTCGGCTGCAGTCTCCCGATCGTCGGGTCGCTCGCCGCGGGGGCCGTCGGCGGGACTGGCGTCGTCGCCCTCGCGACGCTCTCGGTCGACTTCTCGACGCTCGCCTTCGTCGGTGCCGTGGGGCTTCTCTCGGTTCGCCCGCGGTTCCGGCGCCTCGCGGAGTTTCGGTCGTGA
- a CDS encoding DUF7410 domain-containing protein: protein MSERVVPETSVPPGENPVAVCPFCKRPFRAERQCTLHVGEVHLESNSGRSDYEAAVEAEAEELFVFHLKVFFALGAVYAAFIILAIIAFSLAG from the coding sequence ATGTCGGAACGAGTCGTCCCCGAAACGTCCGTTCCGCCGGGAGAGAACCCGGTGGCCGTCTGCCCGTTCTGCAAGCGACCGTTCAGAGCCGAGCGGCAGTGTACACTCCACGTCGGCGAGGTTCATCTGGAGAGCAACAGCGGACGAAGCGACTACGAAGCGGCGGTAGAAGCAGAGGCCGAGGAGCTTTTCGTCTTCCATCTGAAGGTGTTCTTCGCGCTCGGTGCCGTCTACGCGGCGTTCATCATCCTCGCCATCATTGCGTTCAGTCTCGCTGGATAG
- a CDS encoding cytochrome C oxidase subunit IV family protein, whose translation MVSTKLYTAIYVVLFVSATIQVLVEFAGFAYWAAFGLILALSAMKAVLVAAYFQHLRFEPRSLTYLVVSGLLAALALTLAASYSIL comes from the coding sequence ATGGTTTCGACAAAACTGTACACGGCGATTTACGTGGTGTTGTTCGTCTCGGCGACGATTCAGGTACTCGTGGAGTTCGCGGGGTTTGCGTACTGGGCCGCCTTCGGCCTCATTTTGGCGCTCTCGGCGATGAAAGCCGTTCTTGTCGCGGCGTACTTCCAGCACCTCCGATTCGAGCCGCGCTCGCTCACCTACCTCGTCGTCAGCGGACTGCTCGCGGCGCTCGCGCTGACGCTGGCGGCGTCGTACTCGATTCTCTGA
- a CDS encoding cbb3-type cytochrome c oxidase subunit I, which produces METDGGTTDGGAAGEKLTDGGRADGSRADGGAAHGDRPLVSGEHGPEEHAFPSTSEIRRWLVTTNHKDVGILYVVTSLFFLLLGGTLALLIRVQLWAPRAVGETILSPVAYNQAVSAHGLLMVFWFLSPFAFGFANYVVPLQLGAKDLAFPRLNALSYWLYLASGLLFVVSFFQGGTFAGGWTMYAPLNVPTFMPDVGASTAVLALVLFVTSVTVSSVNFITTIHRMRAEGLTLRRLPLFTWTILLTVWMMLFAFAALLAALLILSSDRLLGTTYYALESPGGSLLWTHLFWFFGHPEVYIVFFPALGVMAETFQTFTGRRIVGRKWFIAAMILVALQSFVVWMHHMFLTSINLQIKTLFMVTTIGISLPFDLMVFALIYTMLKGRIRFTTPFLFSFGALLLFIIGGITGVFLGAVVLDYEFRGTYWVVAHFHYVMVGGVTALVGGLYYWFPKMTGRMYDEFLGKLHFGLYFVGFNLLYFPMFVAWETPRRVFDYAPGLAPWHKLATIGGFVLGASFVVMFYNLTKSAFAGDPADDNPWAYSTTAEWTIPSPPPLENFPGVPTYRDGVLSFRRDAPKPTAEADGGAASAASARSAVEDGGVTVESTTQPTQSYGEAAGDDHASHASIWPLALSVGMFVLFLGLSGLRGGSFGPGMVSTFYLSATTIGGAVTFGSLLFWGLEPFDAPAGGFGEAWPFDGVENGKVGMWVFLASDVVLFGGVIGAYVFTRVAFGWTGWEPIPTDPIPGLLNTYILLTSSFTVVLALVAAEKRSRVGVVASLVTTFLLGVGFLVNKGIEWQHLLHEGVWLSTNVRSSTFFLTTGLHAAHVIVGLLVTLFLVARAWRGAYLDDSRTVEYFGLYWHFVDIVWLFLFPLFYIL; this is translated from the coding sequence ATGGAGACGGACGGGGGCACGACCGACGGGGGAGCCGCCGGTGAGAAACTCACCGATGGTGGCCGGGCCGACGGCAGTCGCGCCGACGGCGGCGCGGCGCACGGAGATCGTCCCCTCGTCAGCGGCGAGCACGGCCCCGAAGAACACGCGTTTCCGTCCACGAGCGAGATACGTCGCTGGCTGGTCACGACCAACCACAAAGACGTCGGCATCCTCTACGTCGTCACTTCTCTCTTTTTCCTCCTTCTTGGCGGAACGCTCGCACTGCTGATACGCGTGCAACTGTGGGCCCCGCGCGCCGTCGGTGAGACGATTCTCAGCCCCGTTGCGTACAATCAGGCGGTGTCGGCGCACGGACTGCTGATGGTCTTCTGGTTCCTCTCGCCGTTCGCGTTCGGTTTCGCGAACTACGTCGTCCCGCTGCAGCTCGGCGCGAAGGACCTTGCCTTCCCCCGACTCAACGCGCTCAGCTACTGGCTCTACCTCGCGTCGGGACTGCTTTTCGTCGTCTCGTTCTTCCAGGGAGGGACTTTCGCAGGCGGGTGGACAATGTACGCCCCGCTGAACGTCCCGACATTCATGCCGGACGTGGGCGCCAGTACGGCCGTCCTCGCGCTGGTGCTGTTCGTCACCTCGGTCACCGTCTCCTCCGTCAACTTCATCACTACGATACATCGGATGCGGGCGGAAGGGTTGACGCTTCGACGCCTCCCGCTTTTCACGTGGACGATCCTCCTGACGGTGTGGATGATGCTGTTCGCCTTCGCCGCCCTGCTCGCGGCGCTGCTCATCCTCTCGTCGGACCGCCTGCTCGGCACGACCTACTACGCACTGGAGTCGCCGGGCGGGTCGCTGCTGTGGACCCACCTGTTCTGGTTCTTCGGCCACCCCGAGGTGTACATCGTCTTCTTCCCCGCGCTGGGCGTGATGGCCGAGACGTTCCAGACGTTTACGGGTCGTCGCATCGTCGGACGCAAGTGGTTCATCGCGGCGATGATTCTCGTCGCGCTCCAGAGCTTCGTCGTCTGGATGCACCACATGTTTCTCACCTCCATCAACCTCCAGATCAAGACGCTGTTTATGGTCACCACTATCGGCATCTCGCTTCCGTTTGACCTGATGGTGTTCGCGCTCATCTATACGATGCTCAAGGGTCGAATCCGATTCACGACGCCTTTCCTCTTCAGCTTCGGGGCGCTCCTGCTCTTTATCATCGGCGGAATCACCGGCGTCTTCCTCGGAGCCGTCGTTCTCGACTACGAGTTCCGCGGTACCTACTGGGTCGTCGCGCACTTCCACTACGTGATGGTCGGCGGCGTTACCGCGCTCGTCGGCGGTCTCTACTACTGGTTCCCGAAGATGACGGGCCGGATGTACGACGAATTTTTGGGTAAACTGCACTTTGGATTGTACTTCGTCGGCTTCAACCTGCTCTACTTCCCGATGTTCGTCGCGTGGGAGACGCCGCGCCGCGTGTTCGACTACGCGCCCGGCCTCGCGCCGTGGCACAAACTCGCGACGATCGGCGGCTTCGTCCTCGGCGCGTCGTTCGTCGTCATGTTCTACAACCTGACGAAGAGCGCGTTCGCGGGCGACCCGGCCGACGACAACCCGTGGGCGTACTCGACGACGGCCGAGTGGACGATCCCGTCGCCGCCACCGCTGGAAAACTTCCCCGGTGTCCCGACCTACCGCGACGGGGTGCTCTCGTTCCGCCGCGACGCGCCGAAGCCGACTGCCGAGGCCGACGGCGGTGCGGCCTCCGCCGCATCTGCTAGGTCTGCGGTCGAAGACGGCGGCGTGACCGTGGAGTCGACGACGCAGCCGACGCAGTCGTACGGCGAGGCCGCCGGCGACGACCACGCCAGCCACGCGAGCATCTGGCCGCTGGCGCTGAGCGTCGGAATGTTCGTGCTCTTTCTCGGCCTCTCCGGACTCCGGGGTGGGTCGTTCGGTCCTGGTATGGTGTCTACGTTCTACCTCTCCGCTACGACGATCGGTGGCGCGGTGACCTTCGGTTCGCTGCTGTTCTGGGGGCTCGAACCGTTCGACGCGCCCGCTGGCGGGTTCGGCGAGGCGTGGCCGTTCGACGGCGTCGAGAACGGGAAGGTAGGTATGTGGGTGTTTCTCGCTTCCGACGTGGTGTTGTTCGGCGGCGTCATCGGGGCGTACGTGTTCACGCGCGTCGCCTTCGGCTGGACCGGGTGGGAGCCGATTCCGACGGACCCGATTCCCGGACTGCTGAACACTTACATCCTGCTGACAAGCAGTTTCACGGTCGTTCTCGCGCTCGTTGCCGCCGAGAAACGGAGTCGCGTGGGCGTCGTCGCGAGTCTCGTGACGACGTTCCTCCTCGGCGTCGGATTCCTCGTCAACAAGGGAATCGAGTGGCAGCACCTGCTTCACGAGGGGGTGTGGCTCTCGACGAACGTGCGGTCGTCGACGTTCTTCCTCACGACTGGTCTCCACGCGGCGCACGTCATCGTCGGACTGCTCGTCACGCTGTTTCTCGTCGCCCGCGCGTGGCGGGGGGCGTACCTCGACGACAGTCGGACGGTCGAGTACTTCGGCCTCTACTGGCACTTCGTCGACATCGTCTGGCTGTTCCTCTTCCCGCTGTTCTACATCCTCTGA
- the coxB gene encoding cytochrome c oxidase subunit II, with product MYTGLRPVLTALLLQSELIPRGTRTFVFQQIFAVFLVLGTLVGIVVISYMLYTAYTYRDGENRPDDGFDPPKLGELPGGGGGGRKLVTSFTLSVVIVISLIAWTYGTLLFVEEGPSAEESMEVQVEGYQFGWEFTYENGHTTDGVLRVPAGEAVRLRVTSADVFHNFGVPELKVKTDAIPGHRTDTWFVANETGNYTAQCYELCGAGHSYMTAEVVVMEPDEYRAWYANTSNSSSSS from the coding sequence ATGTACACGGGATTGCGACCCGTCCTCACTGCGCTCCTTTTGCAGTCGGAGTTGATTCCACGCGGGACGCGAACGTTCGTGTTCCAACAAATCTTTGCCGTCTTCTTGGTTCTCGGCACGCTCGTCGGCATCGTCGTTATCTCGTACATGCTCTACACGGCGTACACGTACCGCGATGGCGAGAACCGCCCCGACGACGGGTTCGACCCGCCGAAACTCGGCGAACTGCCGGGGGGCGGAGGCGGTGGACGAAAACTCGTCACGTCGTTCACCCTGAGCGTCGTCATCGTCATCTCGCTCATCGCGTGGACGTACGGGACGCTGCTGTTCGTCGAGGAGGGTCCCTCGGCGGAGGAGTCGATGGAGGTACAGGTCGAAGGCTACCAGTTCGGCTGGGAGTTCACCTACGAGAACGGTCACACGACCGACGGCGTCCTCCGCGTCCCGGCAGGCGAAGCAGTTAGGTTGCGCGTCACGTCCGCGGACGTGTTCCACAACTTCGGAGTCCCCGAGTTAAAGGTGAAGACAGACGCGATACCCGGCCATCGGACGGATACGTGGTTCGTCGCGAACGAGACGGGGAACTACACGGCACAGTGCTACGAACTCTGCGGCGCGGGCCACTCCTACATGACGGCGGAAGTCGTCGTCATGGAACCCGACGAGTACCGAGCGTGGTACGCGAACACCAGTAACAGTTCAAGTTCATCATGA
- a CDS encoding DUF6789 family protein, producing MATNGGVNGSESATVDEAIVGEAAIPITIRVVAVAMAGGLVGTVLMLPVLVGVPALFGFFETEPVMRFAGFAGYLGVDPTLALGIVLFGLGGTVVLPLVFLVVGAFLPPVRPRALRGASLATIFWFGFVPAFWPPGGVVTVGLYLVFSLLAHWVYGVTLGSVLDRTIGIPQHDV from the coding sequence ATGGCGACGAACGGAGGGGTAAACGGGTCAGAAAGTGCGACTGTCGACGAGGCAATCGTCGGTGAGGCAGCGATTCCAATCACGATTCGCGTCGTCGCCGTCGCGATGGCCGGGGGGTTAGTCGGGACGGTGCTGATGTTGCCGGTACTCGTCGGTGTTCCGGCGTTGTTCGGCTTTTTCGAGACCGAACCGGTGATGCGGTTCGCTGGGTTCGCCGGCTACTTGGGCGTCGATCCGACGCTGGCGCTCGGTATCGTGCTGTTCGGCCTCGGGGGGACAGTCGTGTTGCCACTCGTGTTCCTCGTCGTCGGAGCATTCCTCCCACCGGTGCGACCGAGGGCACTCCGCGGTGCGTCCTTAGCGACGATATTCTGGTTTGGGTTCGTCCCGGCGTTTTGGCCCCCCGGGGGAGTGGTGACCGTCGGACTCTACCTCGTCTTCTCGCTTCTTGCGCACTGGGTGTACGGCGTGACGCTCGGTTCGGTGCTCGACCGAACTATCGGTATCCCTCAACACGACGTCTGA